In the Oncorhynchus gorbuscha isolate QuinsamMale2020 ecotype Even-year linkage group LG05, OgorEven_v1.0, whole genome shotgun sequence genome, one interval contains:
- the LOC124035708 gene encoding guanine nucleotide-binding protein G(o) subunit alpha-like: MGCTLSAEERAALDRSKAIEKNLKDDGVTAAKEVKLLLLGGGESGKSTIVKQMKIIHEDGFSGDDVKQYKPVVYSNTIQSLAAVLRAMDSLGIEYADKDRKADAKLVCDVVTRMEDTEPYSAELLTAMKRLWADAGTQECFNRAREYQLNDSAAYYLDSLDRIGAADYQPTEQDILRTRVKTTGIVETHFTFKNLHFRLFDVGGQRSERKKWIHCFEDVTAIIFCVALSGYDQVLHEDETTNRMHESLMLFDSICNNKFFIDTSIILFLNKKDLFEEKIKKSPLSICFPEYTGANTYDDATAYIQVQFESKSRSPNKEIYCHLTCATDTGNIQVVFDAVTDIIIANNLRGCGLY; the protein is encoded by the exons ATGGGATGTACACTCAGCGCTGAGGAGCGCGCTGCTCTGGACAGGAGCAAAGCCATCGAAAAAAACCTGAAGGATGATGGAGTCACTGCCGCAAAGGAAGTGAAACTGCTACTGCTTG GGGGAGGAGAATCGGGCAAAAGCACCATCGTCAAACAAATGAA gatTATCCATGAGGATGGCTTTTCTGGGGATGATGTGAAGCAGTATAAGCCTGTGGTCTACAGCAACACCATCCAGAGTTTGGCTGCCGTCCTCCGAGCTATGGACTCTCTGGGCATTGAGTACGCAGACAAGGACAGAAAG gcGGATGCTAAGCTGGTGTGTGATGTGGTCACTCGTATGGAGGACACAGAGCCCTACTCAGCAGAGCTGCTGACAGCTATGAAGCGTCTGTGGGCCGATGCCGGGACCCAGGAGTGTTTCAACAGGGCCAGGGAGTACCAGCTCAATGACTCCGCTGCCTA CTACCTGGACAGTTTAGACCGTATTGGTGCTGCTGACTACCAGCCCACCGAGCAGGACATCCTGAGAACCCGAGTCAAGACCACTGGGATCGTGGAGACCCATTTCACCTTCAAAAACCTGCACTTTAG GCTGTTTGATgttggaggtcagaggtcagagagaaAGAAGTGGATCCACTGCTTTGAGGATGTGACGGCCATTATCTTCTGTGTGGCGTTAAGTGGCTATGATCAGGTTCTGCATGAGGACGAAACAACT AATCGCATGCACGAGTCCCTCATGCTCTTCGACTCTATCTGTAACAACAAGTTCTTCATCGACACCtccatcatcctcttcctcaacAAGAAGGATCTGTTCGAGGAGAAGATTAAGAAGTCACCACTGAGTATCTGTTTCCCTGAATATACAG GTGCTAACACTTATGATGATGCTACCGCATACATTCAGGTGCAATTTGAGAGTAAGAGCCGTTCGCCCAACAAGGAGATCTACTGTCACCTGACCTGTgccactgacacaggaaacatcCAGGTAGTGTTTGACGCAGTCACTGACATCATCATCGCCAACAACCTGAGGGGGTGTGGCTTATACTGA
- the LOC124035707 gene encoding tumor necrosis factor receptor type 1-associated DEATH domain protein-like, with amino-acid sequence MDIMDEKKMVTLSVEDGPWTGCAVLFLHACPAVNLLSLYKDQQGKFSVFKVLKLTLTDSAGGLEGYEILKLHDADPLLGVEVKFEDVAACRRFLQSYGSGAVQQALCQHACRLLHGPQELALETQLKAGTHTLDFCLDDLELCLQHIHQSQPERLRDDEIAELDQQLQSQALGHIPQPPTLSQEEPPVPSNCFLFQKRVFEDRILAAGDLQRFSNGVGRDWRKVGRALGKNCCALKGPAIDNLAYEYEREGLYEQAYQLLSLFIQAEGRAARLGRLVRALEDSKLTSLAENILDSQPRE; translated from the exons ATGGACATAATGGATGAAAAG AAAATGGTGACACTGAGTGTAGAGGATGGCCCGTGGACAGGATGTGCGGTTCTCTTCCTGCACGCCTGTCCCGCAGTgaacctgctctctctctacaaAGACCAGCAGGGCAAGTTCAGCGTCTTCAAAGTCCTCAAGCTGACACTCACAG ACTCAGCTGGGGGGCTGGAGGGGTACGAGATCCTGAAGCTGCATGATGCAGATCCTCTGCTGGGTGTAGAGGTGAAGTTTGAGGATGTGGCGGCATGCCGCAGGTTCCTGCAGAGCTATGGCTCCGGTGCCGTACAACAGGCCCTCTGCCAGCACGCCTGCCGCCTCCTCCACGGCCCACAGGAGCTTGCCTTGGAAACCCAGCTCAAAGCCGGGACGCACACTTTGGACTTTTGTCTGGATGACCTGGAGCTCTGTCTGCAACACATCCACCAGTCACAG CCGGAGCGCCTAAGGGATGATGAGATTGCTGAGCTGGACCAGCAGCTGCAGAGCCAGGCCTTGGGTCACATCCCCCAGCCACCCACCCTCTCACAGGAAGAGCCCCCTGTGCCCAGCAACTGTTTCCTGTTCCAGAAGAGGGTGTTTG AGGACCGCATACTGGCGGCAGGGGACCTGCAGCGGTTCTCCAACGGCGTTGGACGGGACTGGAGGAAAGTGGGGCGGGCCTTGGGCAAGAACTGCTGTGCGCTGAAGGGGCCGGCCATAGACAACCTGGCCTATGAGTATGAGAGGGAGGGGCTGTACGAGCAGGCCTATCAGCTGCTGAGCCTGTTCATCCAGGCGGAGGGGAGGGCGGCACGGCTAGGCCGGCTGGTCAGAGCACTGGAAGACAGCAAACTCACCAGCCTGGCTGAGAACATTTTGGACAGCCAGCCCCGGGAGTGA